The Tenrec ecaudatus isolate mTenEca1 chromosome 12, mTenEca1.hap1, whole genome shotgun sequence genomic interval ggggccagggacagggggcagtccagtgttgctgttctttaaacttattggagaaaacttctggcatcagcgttgtccagtggtggttggtgagtagttctgcgcgtattctcttgactggtcaattgggggggggggggtggtcgctgctccctactggtcagtctgggacaggcgatgccttctctgacagaattacctcagtgtccaggaatctgaaattagagcttaagcctgccccagactttggttttatacagcctgtcatggtgctggtgctggcagttgtaaaccaggaccccacaactcatatgtgtataagaaaaagctttgtataaaagagcaattgtatattgagaaatatcccagcccactccagatcaagtccataagtccaatattagcccatatgtccaatactagtcaataaatttctttttagactcatgcagccatgcagtgatgccaaatgcaggaagatcacaggccagtgggtggaaagtcttgtggatccagtagcggtgaaggatctcagcgctgacaggggtctctgtgtggctcctccagctccagggctctggttccctcAGTGTGTCtctatgtgacttgtcaacaggaacgtgTACAAGAGAGGgagtgtgtcctacctccaggtaAGAATatgggaattcccagaatcctctggagaaagccagaaccacacagaggcttcgttcactgtgaccctattgacaggctagactttaccctttctcaagttattagattatgtaactgcctacagtgggttttccaacaattcctggagccttgtttttgactaatgctttcagtgcaacttggacttcttccttgagtacctttggttcttatatgctacctcttaacatggtgcaatattgactagttctttttagtatagcgactccatatgttcctttactctttttaaaatttttcagttttattgacatataatcaggtgtcatataatacaatggcgtaaacttgttaaaaaagagttgtgtagGTTGTCAGCCTGAGAGGCTGTTGTCGAAATGGGCAAGTTCATGAAACCCAGGAAGGTGGTGCTGGTCCTGGTGGGATGCTATTTGGGATGCAAAGCCGTCATCGTGAAGAACATTGATGATGGCACCTCAGACTGCCCCTACAGCTACATCCTGGTGGCTGGAATTGACCACTATCCCTGCAGAGTGACAGCTGTCGTGGGCAAGAAGAAAATTGCCAAGAGGTCAAAGATCAAGTCTTTTGTGAAAGTGTATAACTATAATCACCTCATGCCCACGAGGTGCTCCGTAGACAGCCCCTTGGACAAAACTATCATCAACAAGGATGTCTTCAGAGACCCAGCTCTTAAACGCAAGGCCTGTCGGGAGGCCAAGGTCAAATTTGAGGAGAGGTACAAGACAGGCAAAAAGAAGTGGTTCTTCCAGAAGCTGATATTCTAGCTCTTGAGTCAAAACCATTCAAAACACACCCCTCCAAAaataaaagagttgtgtaatctaatcgctgaaaacaaatgggtacaaaagcaaatgtgatgaagaaagctgatgaagatagagcatgtggggtcttaaagggttgaaggtaagcaagcccccatctagttcagaagcaacaaagcccacatggtagaagcacaccagtctgtgtgatcatgaagtgttgaagggatcgggtatcaggcatcatcagaacaaaaaatgatatcagtgtgaatgaggtgaggtgtggagtggggacccaagactcatctgtagacaaccaaatatccccttacagaagggtcactgggaggagacgagccagtcagggtgcagtgcagcaacgataaaacatacaactttcctctagttcttaaatgcttcctccccccactatcatgatcacagttctaccttataaatccaactagaccagaggatgtacactagtacagataggaaatggaaaaacagggaatccaggacagatgatcccttcataaccagtggtgagagtggcgatactgggagagaaggtgggttagaaagggggaaccgattataaggatctacatataaccccctccctgggggaccgacaacagaaaagtgggtaagggcaGATGCTGGAcaatgtaaaacatgacaaaataataatagtttataaattatcaagggttcatgggatggggtggggtggggtaatcaggagctgataccaagggctcaagtagaaagaaaatgttttgagaatgatgagggcaacaaatgtacaaatgtgcttgacacaatggatggatggatggattgttataagagttatagAAGGCccagataaaatgatttaaactttaaaaatgattttaaaaataagagtcGTGTAATCATCACTACAagcaattttggaacattttcttcattcttatactcattattattagctccccattttcctcccaACCTCTCTTCCTATAAGTTGATTTTGGGTTTAAACTGTCATTCATTGCCTGCTGCAACTgattgctcagaatttaagttccaatACAATTACCCCCTCCAggcttggattttattatgtgCAAGCCTGGATCCcttaggctggtatgcttcttccctgcagacttgatgcttcctgtatgtttcaatatttgcccatagaatctttcaatattcaaACAGGAGGActgcattttttcttcagttctttatgtttaagatatgctaaaacTCTTTTacgtttggggattttttttttctgagtagccctttggaattttctactcggctctttgacttcatcatctcttccatttTTCTTAGCTACTCTCTAATTAAGAGCAAGTAGCTCTGAGTTTTTGACAtttacttttatcttttcttttttcctgtggttttttaaatgaccttttgctttattcATGTATGATGATCTTGACATTATCCCACAGCTCCTCCTATGTTCCGTtatgttcagtgtgtcaaatctgttcttgagatgttctagaaaCTCAGGTGGCATAGACTCAAGATCATCATTTAGCTCTCCTGAACTtatattaattttcttcagctgatATTACCTATGAGAAATTGATAGTTTATTctacagttggcccctggcctcattttcgCTGCTGATATTTGGGCATTCCACATTTTTGATATACATATATCACATAATGCACGTACAGCACTCTTCTCTTAATCCAAAATATCTATTCATCAACATGAATAACTAGCTATGACTTTTCCGTGCAGTCTATATAGCTCCAAAAGGGTGATTTCTCAAATATGCCACTTATAATTACAGTGATACCTCAGTTAGCAAATGACTCCAGCCCCAACTTCCCACAGCTCGGTGTTCGTAACTTTGCTGGATAATCAATAGACAAATGGAAAATCTGACTGGGAAAGACCTGCACAGGTGAGAGTGAGTCAGGAATCCCGTCTTGTCTCAGACACAAGTGGGTGACGCCAAGCACCACTCTTGCTCGGTCAACATGCAGTGCTTGTGTTAGCGCGCTAAAGCATTCACCTCtgtggttttttctttttcttttctttcttactttcttCTTTTGGCACTTTATTTGAGTAAAATATCATAACTATTGCTCCAAAGAAAAATATTGCAAAAATATTCTAATCATGACGAGTAAAGTTAAGATAAAATCTATGAGAACTACAATAGAGCTAAAGAAAGAAATTATGGAATTTGAATTAGGTAACCGCTTGTCTGATTTGGTGACTGAATACAACACGGCTCAGTTGACATTATcaacatttttgaaaaaaaacTGATTAAAGCAGCTAATGTAATGAAAGGTGTGACATTGTTAACTACAAGACAAAGAACCCAGACCATAATAGAGACTGAAATGTGACTGTCGATTTGGTTAAATCAAGCAATTCGATGGTGATAGTGTATCTGAGTCAGTGATAATGAGAGAAGACTAAAAGCCTTCAGAGGGATTTAAATCCCTAGAAAATGAATTTATATGTGCAATATTGGGCCTGAGAACAAATTATTTGGGTTCCCATTAttttttatgggaaaaatatgttcagttGTCAAACTTTTCAGTGTTCAAACACAAATTTAGACTGGATTAAGGTTGACAATCAAGGTATCACTGTAATTAGAATAAGGTGTAGTGTTTAGGGCCTGAATTTGCACAAATGTATACCTTTTTGCCTCAGTGACTAGCCTGCCCTAAGTAGGAAACCACCCCCCAAGTCACCTCAGTTCTCTCTGGCTAGCCTATTTACACAGGGGCTCCCTTCTCC includes:
- the LOC142462572 gene encoding large ribosomal subunit protein eL27-like, whose protein sequence is MGKFMKPRKVVLVLVGCYLGCKAVIVKNIDDGTSDCPYSYILVAGIDHYPCRVTAVVGKKKIAKRSKIKSFVKVYNYNHLMPTRCSVDSPLDKTIINKDVFRDPALKRKACREAKVKFEERYKTGKKKWFFQKLIF